One window of Acipenser ruthenus chromosome 52, fAciRut3.2 maternal haplotype, whole genome shotgun sequence genomic DNA carries:
- the LOC131723010 gene encoding E3 SUMO-protein ligase KIAA1586-like — MSGLGGSKRTRQETLIQYFGNSSKKQKIVCCTAEAEPTVEPEPTAVEEKSAEKQPWPNIWSSEVWEEKKQLYTFLDCADGNLGCRVCRRVSALSVLKSQGVSLSSEWKNYSVGYNGKTREQQLRSLRKKIAEHKKSSAHNKATALLQQNTEDIIGKCVDSAKRRDHETTCKIFSTAYYLAKQNRPYSDHQALLELQEINGVNVGTGLHSRYSATQIINHVSDEMVKKACERIIHIDGKIAVLIDESTALNGSPALIVHLKCETDKTRDPHFMFLELVELFDQSAESIVLALTKCLQKHGFDHAYLQKNLVAFASDGASVMLGKKSGVAKRISDMYPNIVVWHCLNHRLELAVADSVSETTGMNHFHSFMDKLYSVYSRSALNQQELRNCAKELDAVLRKIGRVLDVRWVSSSFRTVSAVWESFEVLSTHFKAAVSSKRTSAERATYSGLLKRLCSPEFLIDLGVMYDALYELSLLSEILQKRTTTLVYADKMARRTVRIFESMNENVGTKTLEAQIAAMEGTFKSTVLTSNPKHVKINHKQFLTKLANHMKERLFTTTASNEKASSEVNCQKYESLLSELLVLDPHHWPAELPQGYGENEVERLCRRFQLNERIIKNAFRDFKENNGRIPDDLAPLINCTRVIPCSTAECERGFSQMNLIITDQRSKILIKHASALMFIKLHGPPLRQWNPSPYVTTWLRHNHRSADDSRTRVAAPISSDSPDALWQFL; from the exons ATGTCTGGTCTCGGAGGTAGTAAACGAACTCGTCAAGAGACTTTGATACAATATTTTGGCAATAGtagtaaaaaacagaagatcgtttgttgtacggcagaagcagaacctacagtggaaccagaacctacagcagttgaagaaaaaagCGCGGAGAAACAGCCATGGCCAAACATCTGGAGTTCTGAGGTatgggaagaaaagaaacaactttacactttccttgactgtgcggatggtaatctgggctgtcgtgtttgtagacgtgtttctgcgctgtcagttttgaaaagtcagggtgtttctctgtcttctgagtggaaaaattacagtgttgggtacaatggaaaaactcgagagcaacagctacgatctttgagaaaaaagatagctgaacacaagaaatccagcgctcataacaaggccactgcattgttacagcagaacacagaggacattattgggaaatgtgttgacagtgcaaaaaggcgagatcacgaaactacctgtaaaatattttctactgcttactaccttgcaaaacaaaatcgaccctattctgatcatcaggccttactggaactgcaagaaataaatggtgttaatgtgggaactggtcttcattccagatacagcgccactcaaattatcaaccacgtttctgatgaaatggtcaaaaaggcctgtgagagaataatacacatcgatggaaaaattgctgtgttaattgatgaatcaacagctctgaatggttccccagcacttattgtgcatctcaaatgCGAGACAGACAAGACACGTGACCCTCACTTCATGTTTTTGGAGTTAGTTGAACTTTTTGATCAGTCAGCTGAGTCCATAGTGTTAGCGCTTACTAAGTGTCTTCAAAAACACGGGTTTGACCATGCATACTTACAGAAGAATCTTGTTGCATTTGCAAGTGACGGTGCAAGTGTAATGCTTGGGAAAAAATCTGGTGTGGCAAAACGAATTTCAGACATGTACCCCAACATTGTTGTCTGGCACTGTCTAAATCACAGACTCGAACTTGCAGTTGCCGATAGTGTTTCTGAGACTACTGGCATGAACCATTTTCATTCTTTCATGGACAAGCTATACTCAGTCTACAGTAGATCAGCACTAAATCAGCAAGAACTCCGAAATTGTGCGAAGGAACTGGATGCTGTCTTGAGGAAAATTGGTCGTGTACTGGATGTGAGATGGGTTTCCAGTTCGTTCAGGACTGTCTCCGCTGTGTGGGAAAGTTTTGAAGTTCTGTCGACTCATTTTAAAGCTGCCGTAAGCTCTAAGCGGACTTCTGCTGAAAGAGCGACATACAGCGGTCTACTGAAAAGGCTGTGCTCGCCAGAATTTCTCATTGACCTCGGAGTTATGTACGATGCCTTATACGAACTTTcactgctgtcagagattctccagAAACGGACTACTACATTGGTTTATGCAGATAAAATGGCACGTAGAACAGTAAGGATTTTTGAATCCATGAATGAGAATGTAGGTACAAAGACTCTTGAAGCGCAGATAGCTGCCATGGAAGGaacatttaaatctacagtgctgacgtcgaatcccaaacatgtaaaaataaatcataaacaattccttaccaaactcgccaatcatatgaaagaacgactttttacaaccactgcatcaaatgagaag GCTTCTTCCGAGGTGAATTGCCAAAAATATGAAAGTCTTCTTTCTGAGCTCTTGGTCCTGGATCCACACCACTGGCCTGCAGAACTACCCCAGGGTTATGGCGAAAATGAAGTTGAAAGATTGTGTCGGCGCTTTCAGCTAAATGAACGTattatcaaaaatgcatttcGAGATTTTAAGGAGAACAACGGAAGAATTCCAGATGATTTAGCTCCACTTATTAACTGCACACGTGTGATCCCGTGCAGTACTGCTGAATGTGAAAGGGGATTCAGCCAAATGAACTTAATTATAACTGATCAGCGTTCCAAAATTTTAATCAAACATGCTTCAGCCTTAATGTTTATCAAGCTTCATGGACCCCCTTTGAGACAGTGGAATCCAAGCCCTTATGTGACCACTTGGTTGCGACACAATCATCGATCCGCAGATGACAGCCGTACACGGGTGGCAGCTCCAATTTCCAGCGACTCCCCTGACGCTCTGTGGCAGTTCCTATAG